CGCCCCCGCCGGTCGCCCCGCCCGCTCCGACGCCGCCACCGCCCCCGGCCCGGCCCGCACCGCGCAGGCCCGCGCCCGTGGACGACGACGACGATTTCGGTGGCCAGAGCTGGCTCACCTGAGCCGACCGACCTGAACGACGACGGCCCCCGCCTCACACGGCGGGGGCCGTTGCCATGTCCGTTGGACGCTCGCGAGTCAGCGCAGGGTCAAGGCGGCGCGTTGGTAGGCCAGCGGGGCGTTCTTCACGTCGGACTCCAGCAGGACGTCCCACTTCTTCTCGCCCTTCAGGACCCGCAGCAGGAACGCCGTGAGCAGCGCCCGCGCCAGGCGCTGGGCCGACCGCTCGCCCTTGCCGTCCAGCAGCAGCTCGCTCCAGTGCCGCCCCTCGGCGAAGCCCAGGTGGCTCGTCTTGGGCAGCAACCGGTACTGGACCGGCCCGGTCCACGCCTGCGCGATGGCCTCCGCGTGCCCGACCGGCGGGGCGATGCGGTCCTCGGCGGCGGCCAGGTGGAGGCCCGGCACGGTCACCCGTCGCGCGGCGTCCAAGGCCGAAGGTCGGACCTCGGATGCGGCCAACGTCACCACGGCCCGCACGCGCTGGTCGTCGGCCGCCGCCAGGACCGCCGCGCCGCCGCCCATCGAGTGACCGGCGACGGCCAGGCGGTCCGGGTCCACGCTGATGTCGCCCTCGCCCAGGCGGACGCCGGTGCAGACGTCCAGCGCGGTGCGGAGGTTGCCGGCCAGGAGCCGGGACGACATGAGCGGCCCGCGCTGGGTGCCGGGGGCCGCCGCCACGATGCCCCAGGACGCCAGGTGGCGCAGCAGCGCCCGGTACCGGGTGACCGGTTGCAGCCAGCCGTGGCCGAACGCGACGGCGGGCAGGCCCAAGCCGGACGCGGGTGTGTAGACGAGACCGGGCAGGCCCACCAGGGCCAGGTCGCCGCGCAGCACCGGGTGCCCGCCGGGCTTGGACAGCTGGTCGAGCACCTGCTTCGCCGAGTAGCCGCTCACCGCGTGAACGGTAGTCGATCGCCGCGAACCCGCGCACGCGCCGATTGGTCTACACCAATAAGCGCGCTGACCTGGGCGAACCCGGCGAAGTGGCCCGTTCGGGTGACGCCGCTGGTCTGGTTACGCTGTGCGGCGTGTGCGGAATCGTGGGATACGTGGGCCACCGGCCGGCGCTGGACGTCGTCCTCGACGGGCTGCGGCGGCTGGAGTACCGGGGCTACGACTCGGCGGGTGTCGCCGTGCTGGACGGCGAAGGCGGCCTGGCCGTCGAGCGCAAGGCGGGCCGGCTGAGCAACCTGGAGGACCGGCTCGACGAGGTCGGCCGCGCGGCGTTCACCGGCACCGCCGGCATGGGCCACACGCGCTGGGCCACCCACGGCGCCCCGATCGACCGCAACTCCCACCCGCACCGCGACGTGACCGGTCGGGTCGCCGTCGTGCACAACGGGATCATCGAGAACTTCGCCGCCCTGCGCGCCGAGCTGGAAGCGCGCGGCGTCGAGATGGCCAGCGACACCGACACCGAGACCACCGCCCACCTGATCGCCTTCGCCTACGCCGAGGGCGACACCGCGGGCGACCTGCCCGCCAGCGTGCGCGCCGTGGTCCGCCGCCTGGAGGGCGCGTTCACCCTGGTGGTGACGCACGCCGACCAGCCGGACACGGTCGTCGCCGCCCGCCGCTCCTCGCCGCTGGTGGTGGGCGTGGGCGAGGGGGAGACGTTCGTCGCCTCCGACGTGTCCGCGTTCATCGAGCACACCCGCGAGGCCGTCGAGCTGGGCCAGGACCAGGTCGTCGTGATCACCCGCGACGGCTACGAGGTCACCGACTTCGACGGCGAGCCGGCGCAGGCCAAGCCGTTCACGGTGAACTGGGACCTGTCGGCCGCCGAGAAGGGCGGCCACGAGTACTTCATGCTCAAGGAGATCGAGGAGCAGCCCGAAGCGCTGGCCAACACCCTGCGCGGGCACTTCGCCGGCGGCCGGATCGTGCTGGACGAGCAGCGGCTGTCCGACCAGGACCTGCGGGACGTGGACAAGGTCTTCGTCGTGGCCTGCGGCTCGGCCTACCACTCGGGCCTGGTCGCCAAGTACGCCATCGAGCACTGGACCCGCCTGCCCGTCGAGGTCGAGCTGGCCTCGGAGTTCCGCTACCGCGACCCGGTGCTGGACCGCGACACGCTCGTCGTCGCCGTGTCCCAGTCGGGTGAGACGGCCGACACGCTGGAGGCCGTGCGGCACGCCCGGTCGCAGAAGGCCCGCGTGCTGGCGGTGTGCAACACCAACGGCGCGCAGATCCCGCGCGAGTCCGACGCCGTGCTCTACACGCACGCCGGTCCGGAGATCGGGGTCGCGTCCACCAAGGCGTTCCTGGCCCAGATCGCCGCGAACTACCTGGTCGGCCTGGCGCTGGCGCAGGCGCGCGGCACCAAGTACCCCGACGAGGTGGCCCGCGAGTTCCACGAGCTGGAGGCCATGCCGAAGGCCGTGCAGCAGGTGCTGGGCACCGTCGGCCAGGTCCGCGAGCTCGGCCGCGAGCTGGCCGACTCGAAGGCCGTGCTGTTCCTGGGCCGGCACGTCGGCTACCCGGTGGCTCTGGAAGGCGCGTTGAAGCTCAAGGAACTGGCGTACATGCACGCCGAGGGCTTCGCGGCGGGTGAGCTCAAGCACGGTCCGATCGCGCTGATCGAAGAGGGCCTGCCGGTCGTCGTGGTGATGCCGTCGCCGAAGGGCCGGGCGGTGCTGCACTCCAAGCTGGTGTCCAACATCAGCGAGATCCAGGCGCGCGGGGCGCGGACCATCGTGATCGCGGAGGAGGGCGACGAGACGGTCCGGCCGTTCGCCGACCACCTGATCGAGGTACCCGCGGTGTCGACGCTGCTCCAGCCGCTGGTGTCGACGGTGCCGTTGCAGGTGCTGGCGGCGGAGATCGCGCGCAGCCGGGGCTACGACGTGGACAAGCCGCGCAACCTGGCCAAGTCCGTCACCGTGGAGTAGTCGCGCCTAGGCTTTCCGCCATGCGGGGACTGTGGACCACCGAGCGGGTCAAGGCGGCCGAGGAACGGGTCATGGCGCGGGTGCCCGAGGGGGCGCTCATGCGGCGGGCGGCGTTCGGCGTGGCCACGGTGGCGCTGGAGGTGCTGGCCGGGCGTCGGCGGGTCGGGCTGCTGGTCGGCGCGGGCAACAACGGCGGCGACGCGCTGTGGGCGGGCTACTTCCTGCGCCGGCGCGGGGTCGCCGTGTCCGCGGTGCTGTTGAACCCGGCCAAGGCGCACGCCGCCGGGTTGGCCGCGTTCCGGCGGGTCGGCGGTCGGGTCGTCGAGCGGTTGACCGGCGTGGACCTGGTGATCGACGGCATCGTCGGCCTGTCGGCCCGGGGTCCGCTGCGGCCCGACGCCGCCGAACACGTGGCGCACCTCGACGCGCCCGTGCTGTCGGTGGACCTGCCCAGCGGGGTCGACCCGGACACCGGCGCGGTGCGCGGTCCGCACGTCCGGCCCGCGGTGACGGTCACGTTCGGGTGCCTCAAGCCCGTGCACGCGCTGGCCGACTGCGGCGAGGTGCGGCTGGTGGACATCGGCCTGACGCCCGAACTGGCCGGGCCGGACCTGCTGGAACTGGAGGTCTCCGACGTCGGCGCGGCGTGGCCGGTGCCGGGGCCGACCGACGACAAGTACACCCAGGGCGTGACCGGGATCGCGGCCGGGTCGGCGACCTACCCCGGTGCCGCCGTGCTGGCGACGGGCGCGGCGCTGCTCGCGACCTCCGGCATGGTCCGGTACGCGGGCGCGGCGGCGGAGGGCGTGCGGGCGCGGTGGCCGGAGGCCATCTGCACGGGCACGATCACCGACGCCGGGCGCGTGCAGTCGTGGGTGGTCGGGCCCGGGCTGGGGACGGGGCTGGGCGCGGAGGCCGTGCTGCGGTCCGTGCTGGAGGTGGGCGTGCCGGTGTGCGCGGACGCGGACGCCATCACGATGCTCGCCAACAACCCCGACCTGTGGGACGCCCGCGACCCCGACACCCCACTCGTCCTGACCCCGCACGACCGCGAGTACGAACGCCTGGCCGGCGAGGTGGGCGACGACCGGGTCGCCGCGGCCAAGCGGGCGGCCGACAAGTTCGCCGCGGTGGTCCTGCTCAAGGGTCACACCACCGTCATCGCCTCCCCGGACGGCCGCGTCCTGGTCAACCGCGCCCGCTCGTCGTGGGCGGCGACGGCGGGTTCGGGCGACGTCCTGTCCGGCCTGATCGGCGCCCTGCTGGCCGCCGGCCTGGACCCGCTGCTGGCCGCCGGCTGCGCGGCCCGCGTGCACGTGTTGGCGGCGGAACTGGCCGCCGACGGCGCACCGATCCCCGCCACTTCGCTCTTGGCGGCGGTCCCGGACGCCATCCGCGCGGTGCGCCCGCTGACGGCCTGAGCCCGCCGGCGGCGGCACCGGGCGGGGCCGCGCCGGACCCTGTGTCACCATGAACGGTGTTATGGCTGCTCCTCGCGCTGAGGTCGTGATCGACCTCGACAACCTCCGGCACAACGTCGCCCTGCTGGCCGGCCTCGCGCCCGCCGCCGCGACGATGGCCGTCGTCAAGGCGGACGGGTACGGGCACGGCGCGGTCGAGGTGGCGAGAGCGGCCCTGGAGGCGGGGGCGACCTGGCTGGGCTCCTGTTCGCTGGACGAAGCCCTCGTGCTGCGCAAGGCGGGCATCACCGCGCCCACGCTGGCCTGGCTGGACCTGCCCGGCACCGACTTCGCGCCCGGGATCGAGCAGGACGTCGACCTGTCCGTCGCGAGCGTCCGCCAGTTGTGCGAGGTCGCCGAGGCCGCGACAAGGGTCGGGCGGACCGCGCGCGTCCACCTCAAGATCGACACCGGCCTGTCCCGCAACGGTTGCCCGCCCGACGAGTGGCCCGCCCTGGTGGAGAAGGCCGCGCGGACGCCCGAGGTCGAGGTGGTGGCCGTCTGGTCGCACCTGGCCTGCGCCGACGAGCCCGGCCACCCCGCCACCGACGCCCAGGCCGAGCGGTTCGACGACGCCTACCGCGCCGCGCTCGCCGCCGGCCTCGACCCGATGCGGCACATCGCCAACTCGGCCGCCCTCCTCACGAGAAAAGACCTGCACTTCGACCTGGTCCGACCCGGCATCGCGATCTACGGCCTCAACCCCGTCCCCGACCCGTTCGACCTGCGCCCGGTCATGACGTTCCGCTCCACGGTCGCCCTGACCAAGCGCATCCCGGCCGGCGAGTCCGTCTCCTACGGCCTGAGCTGGACCGCCAAGACCGACACCACCCTCGCGCTCGTCCCGGTCGGCTACGCGGACGGCGTGCCGCGCAGCCTGTCCAACCGCATGCACGTCCTCCTCGCCGGCAAGCGGCGGCCCGTGGTCGGCCGGGTGTGCATGGACCAGGTCGTCGTGGACTGCGGTGACGACCACGTGGTCGAGGGTGACGAGGTCGTCCTGTTCGGCACCGGTGAGCACGGTGAGCCGACCGCCCGCGAGTGGGCCGACACCACCGGGACCATCGACTACGAGATCGTCACCGGCATGTACCGGCCCCGCGTGACCAGGACCTACCGGTGAACACGCTGTGGAAGGCCGTCGGCTGGGCCGGCGGTGTGCTGGGCGCGGCGGCGACGGGGGTCGCGGTCGGGGTCGCGGCGAACCACAAGAAGGTCGCCAAGGACCGCCGGCAGGACGACCCGCTGGCCGACGAACCCCTCGGCAAGCTCACCCCGAACCGCGAGTCCACGGTGGCCGCCGACGACGGCGTCCCGCTGTCGGTCGAGGAGGTCGACCCGGCGGACGGCGGCAAGCCGGACCTGACCGTCGTCCTCGTGCACGGCTTCGCCCTGGACCGCCGCTGCTGGCACTTCCAACGCCGTGACCTCGCCACACTCACCGAACCCCGGGTCCGCCAGGTCCTCTACGACCAGCGCGGCCACGGCCGGTCGGGCCGGGGCGCCGCCGAGGCCAGCACCATCGACCAGCTCGCCCGCGACCTCGACGAGGTGCTGCGCGCGCTCGTCCCGACCGGCCCGATCGTGCTGGTCGGCCACTCCATGGGCGGCATGACGATCATGGCGCTGGCCGAGCAGCAACCGGAGCTGTTCGCCGACCGCGTCCGGGGCGTGGCCCTGGTCGGCACGGCGGCGGGCGCGGTCGGCGGCGCGGGCCTGCCCAAGAGCGTCCTGTCCCGCTACAACCCGGTCACCCTCGGCGTCGGCCGCCTGGCCGGTCTCCAGCCGGGCCTGGTCGAATGGGTCCGGCGCCGCGCGAGCACGCTCACGTGGAGCGGCATCCGGGCGTTGGCGTTCGGCGACCCCAAGGTGCCCGCGTCCCTGGTGGACCTCATGGAGCAGATGATCGACGGGACCACCGTGCAGGTCCTCACCGACTTCCTGGAAACCTTGGGCACGCACAACCGGTACAAGGCGCTGGCCGGCCTGCGGCACTGCGAGGTCCTCGTGATCAGCGGCGACGCGGACAAGCTGACGCCGTTCTCGCACGCCGAGCGGATGTCCGAGGAGATGCCGCACGGCGAACTGGTCCGCGTCCCGGGCGCGGGTCACATGGTGATGATGGAACAGCCCGACCTGGTGACGGGACACCTGGTGGGCCTGGTTCGGCGCAGTGCCGTCGAACGGGTGGAAAGCAGGCGGCGGTGGTGGCGACGAGCGTGACCCTCCCCAGGGTGGAGGACACGGAGGAGTTCGGGCGCGAGCTCGGCGGACTGGTGCGCGGCGGCGACCTGCTGCTGCTGGCCGGCCCCCTGGGCGCGGGCAAGACGGCACTGGTGCGCGGGCTGGCCGACGGCCTGGGCGTGACCGGCCGGGTCAGCTCGCCGACCTTCGTCATCGCCCGCGTGCACGAGCCGTCCCCGGAGGGCCGAGGCGTGCCGCTGGTGCACGTCGACGCCTACCGCCTGGGCGGTCACCTGGACGAGCTGGACGACCTGGACCTCGACACCGACCTGGTGGACGCGGTGGTGGCGGTCGAGTGGGGCGAGGGCCTGGCCGAGCGCCTGTCCGAAGACCACCTCCTGATCCGCCTGGAACGCCACGACAACGACATCCGAACCGCCCACCTCATCCCCCACGGCTCATGGACAACCCGCGAACTACCCAAGGGCCCGGTAACCGCCTAGCCCACAGCGCGCCTCTTCGGCGAAGCCGACAAGCGGCAGTCCACCCGCTTTGCCGGGTGGCAGTCCACCGGTGAGGACACAACCCAACTTGGGCTTCTTGCTTTTGTCATCTCCGTATGGCCTGCCCGAAGGGCTACCACATTTTCCAGGGGTTGCCGCCGAAAGTTTTGCGAGGAACGAGCAAAAGTTTTAGCGGCAACCCCTGGAAAATGTGGTAGGCTCCGCCAGGTCATACGGAGATGGCAAAAGCAAGAAGCCCCCGCAGTGGCAGTTGGGTCATCTTTGGTGGCCTGCCCGCCGGCGAGGCGCTTTTAATCTTTGAACCGGAACGCTTCGCTCTCAAGCCGAACGCGCTGCGCGCTCTTAAGATCAAAAGATCAAAAGCGGCGCTCGCCGCGCGGCAGGCCGCCAGCGGGGGGTGAAGGGCGTCGGTTCCCCCGCCGTATGGCCTGGCGGAGCCGACCACAGATTTGCCGGGGTGCCGCTAAAACTTTTTGCTCGTTCCTCGCAAAAACTTTCGGCTGCACCCCGGCAAATCTGTGGTAGCCCTTCGGGCAGGCCATACGGCGGGGGAACCGAGGCCCTCCACCTGTGGTTGAGACCACCACACAAAAGCGCGCTACGCGCGCCGGGAAGCGAAAAGCCGCGCTGCGCGTGTCGGAAAGCGAAGAGCCACCCTGCGCGCGTCGGAAAGCGAAGGCGCGGCTTGGCGGCGGGGGCTGCGCGAGGGTGACCTGCGCGATCCTGCCTAAGGCTCGGCGATTCCCCGCACGACCCCCAATCGCACCAAATCCTGCGGTCGCAGCCGCAGGTCGTTGGTCAGCTCACGCACGTCCCCGCGCTTGAGGATCGCGGCAGCCAGCTCCGGCGCGATCACCGAGAAGTACGCGTCCGGCGCGATCCACGTGTGCTCGGGCGCGGACAACGCCAGCGCCCCGCCCGACCCGCCCTCCCCCACGACCAACGTCGTGATCGGCACCCTCGCTTCCGCGACCACCCCGAACAGCTCGGCGATGGCCGCGCCCACCCCGGCCCGCTCGGCGGCGGAGTCGTTGGCCGCTCCGGGTGTGTCCACCAGGGTCAGCACGGGCAGTGCCAGCCGTCCGGCCAGTCGGATCAGCCGGCTGGCGGTTCGGTATCCGGCGGGGGTGGTCGCGGTGCCGGTTTGGGCGATGTACACGACCGATCGGCCGTGCCGCCGGCCGATGCCGCACAGCAGTCCCGGATCGACGCCGCCGGCTCGGTCGCCGCTGAGCGGGATCCGGTCCTCGAAGTAGTCGTCCAGGTACCGGGCGGCCCGTGGTCTCGTTGTCGACCGGGCCCGTTCGACTGCGCTCCACCCGTCCGCCGGCAGGTCGACCGCGCCCAACGCCCGTGGCACCTCGGCCGGCACCGCCGACCCGCCCGCCAGCAGCGGCAGCAACCGTCGGACCAGGCCGGCCACGGCGTCCTCGGGCACCACCAGGTCCACGACGCCCGCCGCGAACTGCCCCTCGGCGGTGTAGGCCGGACCGTCCTCCGGCCGCACCCGCCGCCCGGCGAACCCGACCTGCGCGCCTTCGACGCCCACCACCACGTCCGCGCCGGCGCCCAGCGACGCCCACAGCCCGCCGGTGGTTGGGTCGCGCAGCACCGAGACGTGTGGCAACCCCGCCGCCCGGTGCGTCGCGCACAGCCGCGCCACCCGCTGGAGCTGCCGCAGCGACAGCATCCCCTCCTGCATCCGGCTGCCGCCGGTCGCGATCGAGGACACCACCGGCAGCCCGCGGGTCCGCGCCTCGCCGAACGCCTCCTCGATCACCGCGCCGGCCGCCGTCCCGACCGACCCGCCGAGGAACCGGAAGTCGAACGCGACCACCACCGCGTCGCCGTCCCGCCGCCACGACACGGATTCCGCGCTCCCGGTCCGCTCGCGCGCCCGCCGCAGCTGGTCGTCGTACCCGGGCCAGCCGAGCGGGTTCACCGCAGCTCCCGCTTCAACACCTTGCCCATGTCGTTGCGCGGCAACGACTCCACGAACCGGACCACCCTCGGCCGCTTGTGCGGCGTCAGCAACCGGGCCACGTGGTCGGCCAGCTCGTCGCCGGTCGGCGCGACCCCGCTGGGCACGACCCACGCGACCACCCGCTCGCCGAGGTCGTCGTCCGGCTCCCCGGTGACCGCCACCTCGGCGACACCGGGGTGCTCCAGCAGGGCGTTCTCGATCTCGCCCGCTCCGATCTTGTAGCCGCCGCTCTTGATCAGGTCGGTGGCCCGCCGTCCCACGATCCGCAGGTACCCGTCCGGCTCGACCACGGCGAGGTCCCCGGTCCGGAACCACCCGTCCACGAAGGCGTCGCGGGTGGCGTCGGGGCGGTTCAGGTACTCCAGGAACAGGTTCGGCCCCCGGACTTCGATCTCGCCCGGCTCGTCCCCGACGACCCGCACCTCGACGCCGTCCAGCGGCAACCCGACCGTGCCCGGCCGCCGGTCCCCGGACGCCCGCACGCTGGTGTTCATGAGCGTTTCGGTCATGCCGTACCGCTCGACCACCCGCTGCCCGGTCAGCTCCGCCACCCGCTCGTGCACGGTGGCCGGCAACGCCGCCGACCCGGACACCAGCAGCCGGGCCTTCGCGAACGCCCCGGCGTGCTCGGGTGCGTTCACGATCCGGTGGTACATCGTCGGCACCCCGAACATCATCGTGCCCACGGACGCCATCGCCTCGGCCGCCGCCTCGACGCTGAACGTGCCGAGGTGGTGCACCGTCCCGCCCCGCCGCAACGGCCCGAGCACCCCGATGCCGAGCCCGTGCACGTGGAACAGCGGCAACCCGTGCACCACGACGTCGTCGGCGGTCCACTCCCAGGCCGCGGCCAACGCGTCGAGGTTCGACGCCAACGCCCGCCGGGGCAGCACCACGCCCTTGGGCGGCCCGGTCGTGCCCGAGGTGTAGACGATCAACGCCGGCGCTTCCCCGTCCGGCTCGGGCAACGGCACCTCGGCCCCGGACGGCAGTTCCCGGTCCACCACCAGGTCGGGCGCGCTGTCGGACAGGATGTGCGCCAGCTCCCGCTCACCCACCTTGGGGTTGAGCGGCACCACCGGCACCCCGGCCAACAACGCGCCGACCACCACCACGCAGGTCCGCACGTCCGACCGCGCCCACACGGCGATCCGCCGCTTCCCGACCAGCCCGTACGCCACCTGCCGCGCCTGCGCGGCGAGCTCGGCGTAGGTCAACTCGTGGCCGGGGAACCGGATGGCCACCTTGGACGGCGTCGAAACCAAAGCGGGCAGCAGCATCCGCCCACCTTGACCGGGAACACAGCCGACCGCACCCCCACTGTGCTCCGGACCACCCCGCGGACCCCTAGGACTTGATCAAGATCGAGGTCTCGGCCATGAGCTTGGCGGCGGGCGGCTGCGAGGACGTCACGACATCACGTTCGCCGTTGGGCGCGGGGGTCGACCGCTGGGCGTGGCGGACCCGGTTGTTGGTGAGCACTCGCGTCAGGGTGCTGTCGGCCAGGTAGACCTGGAGGTCCGCCCGCGTGCCCGGTCCAC
This DNA window, taken from Saccharothrix variisporea, encodes the following:
- a CDS encoding NAD(P)H-hydrate dehydratase, whose protein sequence is MRGLWTTERVKAAEERVMARVPEGALMRRAAFGVATVALEVLAGRRRVGLLVGAGNNGGDALWAGYFLRRRGVAVSAVLLNPAKAHAAGLAAFRRVGGRVVERLTGVDLVIDGIVGLSARGPLRPDAAEHVAHLDAPVLSVDLPSGVDPDTGAVRGPHVRPAVTVTFGCLKPVHALADCGEVRLVDIGLTPELAGPDLLELEVSDVGAAWPVPGPTDDKYTQGVTGIAAGSATYPGAAVLATGAALLATSGMVRYAGAAAEGVRARWPEAICTGTITDAGRVQSWVVGPGLGTGLGAEAVLRSVLEVGVPVCADADAITMLANNPDLWDARDPDTPLVLTPHDREYERLAGEVGDDRVAAAKRAADKFAAVVLLKGHTTVIASPDGRVLVNRARSSWAATAGSGDVLSGLIGALLAAGLDPLLAAGCAARVHVLAAELAADGAPIPATSLLAAVPDAIRAVRPLTA
- a CDS encoding acyl-CoA synthetase, with the translated sequence MLLPALVSTPSKVAIRFPGHELTYAELAAQARQVAYGLVGKRRIAVWARSDVRTCVVVVGALLAGVPVVPLNPKVGERELAHILSDSAPDLVVDRELPSGAEVPLPEPDGEAPALIVYTSGTTGPPKGVVLPRRALASNLDALAAAWEWTADDVVVHGLPLFHVHGLGIGVLGPLRRGGTVHHLGTFSVEAAAEAMASVGTMMFGVPTMYHRIVNAPEHAGAFAKARLLVSGSAALPATVHERVAELTGQRVVERYGMTETLMNTSVRASGDRRPGTVGLPLDGVEVRVVGDEPGEIEVRGPNLFLEYLNRPDATRDAFVDGWFRTGDLAVVEPDGYLRIVGRRATDLIKSGGYKIGAGEIENALLEHPGVAEVAVTGEPDDDLGERVVAWVVPSGVAPTGDELADHVARLLTPHKRPRVVRFVESLPRNDMGKVLKRELR
- the glmS gene encoding glutamine--fructose-6-phosphate transaminase (isomerizing), whose translation is MCGIVGYVGHRPALDVVLDGLRRLEYRGYDSAGVAVLDGEGGLAVERKAGRLSNLEDRLDEVGRAAFTGTAGMGHTRWATHGAPIDRNSHPHRDVTGRVAVVHNGIIENFAALRAELEARGVEMASDTDTETTAHLIAFAYAEGDTAGDLPASVRAVVRRLEGAFTLVVTHADQPDTVVAARRSSPLVVGVGEGETFVASDVSAFIEHTREAVELGQDQVVVITRDGYEVTDFDGEPAQAKPFTVNWDLSAAEKGGHEYFMLKEIEEQPEALANTLRGHFAGGRIVLDEQRLSDQDLRDVDKVFVVACGSAYHSGLVAKYAIEHWTRLPVEVELASEFRYRDPVLDRDTLVVAVSQSGETADTLEAVRHARSQKARVLAVCNTNGAQIPRESDAVLYTHAGPEIGVASTKAFLAQIAANYLVGLALAQARGTKYPDEVAREFHELEAMPKAVQQVLGTVGQVRELGRELADSKAVLFLGRHVGYPVALEGALKLKELAYMHAEGFAAGELKHGPIALIEEGLPVVVVMPSPKGRAVLHSKLVSNISEIQARGARTIVIAEEGDETVRPFADHLIEVPAVSTLLQPLVSTVPLQVLAAEIARSRGYDVDKPRNLAKSVTVE
- the alr gene encoding alanine racemase, producing MAAPRAEVVIDLDNLRHNVALLAGLAPAAATMAVVKADGYGHGAVEVARAALEAGATWLGSCSLDEALVLRKAGITAPTLAWLDLPGTDFAPGIEQDVDLSVASVRQLCEVAEAATRVGRTARVHLKIDTGLSRNGCPPDEWPALVEKAARTPEVEVVAVWSHLACADEPGHPATDAQAERFDDAYRAALAAGLDPMRHIANSAALLTRKDLHFDLVRPGIAIYGLNPVPDPFDLRPVMTFRSTVALTKRIPAGESVSYGLSWTAKTDTTLALVPVGYADGVPRSLSNRMHVLLAGKRRPVVGRVCMDQVVVDCGDDHVVEGDEVVLFGTGEHGEPTAREWADTTGTIDYEIVTGMYRPRVTRTYR
- a CDS encoding carboxyl transferase domain-containing protein, whose amino-acid sequence is MNPLGWPGYDDQLRRARERTGSAESVSWRRDGDAVVVAFDFRFLGGSVGTAAGAVIEEAFGEARTRGLPVVSSIATGGSRMQEGMLSLRQLQRVARLCATHRAAGLPHVSVLRDPTTGGLWASLGAGADVVVGVEGAQVGFAGRRVRPEDGPAYTAEGQFAAGVVDLVVPEDAVAGLVRRLLPLLAGGSAVPAEVPRALGAVDLPADGWSAVERARSTTRPRAARYLDDYFEDRIPLSGDRAGGVDPGLLCGIGRRHGRSVVYIAQTGTATTPAGYRTASRLIRLAGRLALPVLTLVDTPGAANDSAAERAGVGAAIAELFGVVAEARVPITTLVVGEGGSGGALALSAPEHTWIAPDAYFSVIAPELAAAILKRGDVRELTNDLRLRPQDLVRLGVVRGIAEP
- a CDS encoding dienelactone hydrolase family protein codes for the protein MSGYSAKQVLDQLSKPGGHPVLRGDLALVGLPGLVYTPASGLGLPAVAFGHGWLQPVTRYRALLRHLASWGIVAAAPGTQRGPLMSSRLLAGNLRTALDVCTGVRLGEGDISVDPDRLAVAGHSMGGGAAVLAAADDQRVRAVVTLAASEVRPSALDAARRVTVPGLHLAAAEDRIAPPVGHAEAIAQAWTGPVQYRLLPKTSHLGFAEGRHWSELLLDGKGERSAQRLARALLTAFLLRVLKGEKKWDVLLESDVKNAPLAYQRAALTLR
- a CDS encoding alpha/beta fold hydrolase, whose amino-acid sequence is MNTLWKAVGWAGGVLGAAATGVAVGVAANHKKVAKDRRQDDPLADEPLGKLTPNRESTVAADDGVPLSVEEVDPADGGKPDLTVVLVHGFALDRRCWHFQRRDLATLTEPRVRQVLYDQRGHGRSGRGAAEASTIDQLARDLDEVLRALVPTGPIVLVGHSMGGMTIMALAEQQPELFADRVRGVALVGTAAGAVGGAGLPKSVLSRYNPVTLGVGRLAGLQPGLVEWVRRRASTLTWSGIRALAFGDPKVPASLVDLMEQMIDGTTVQVLTDFLETLGTHNRYKALAGLRHCEVLVISGDADKLTPFSHAERMSEEMPHGELVRVPGAGHMVMMEQPDLVTGHLVGLVRRSAVERVESRRRWWRRA
- the tsaE gene encoding tRNA (adenosine(37)-N6)-threonylcarbamoyltransferase complex ATPase subunit type 1 TsaE: MVATSVTLPRVEDTEEFGRELGGLVRGGDLLLLAGPLGAGKTALVRGLADGLGVTGRVSSPTFVIARVHEPSPEGRGVPLVHVDAYRLGGHLDELDDLDLDTDLVDAVVAVEWGEGLAERLSEDHLLIRLERHDNDIRTAHLIPHGSWTTRELPKGPVTA